One Sulfuriferula thiophila DNA window includes the following coding sequences:
- a CDS encoding GGDEF domain-containing protein, which yields MPLLTTKQVIIRIAGIIAAVEFMVMLMLDLVPSGMSTYSEAILDDILLILFSTPLIYLWVVRPFVNARDEALAQISNLAFTDALTQLANRRHLVHHLQGLIASCVRHKTYGALLAIDLDGFKHINDLHGHDAGDAVLIEIAQRFRSAIRIEDMAGRMGGDEFLVMINHLNADQATARKQALHIAEKLISLANIPFDYDGKTLLIGASVGIFLLGDESLEVDVAISNADAAMYHAKKSGKGRAAFSTETVHG from the coding sequence ATGCCGCTTTTAACGACTAAACAGGTCATCATCCGCATCGCTGGGATCATTGCAGCCGTGGAATTCATGGTCATGCTCATGTTGGACCTGGTGCCCTCCGGCATGAGCACTTATTCCGAAGCAATTCTGGACGATATTTTATTGATCCTGTTTTCTACCCCGCTGATCTATCTCTGGGTTGTTCGACCTTTTGTGAATGCACGTGACGAAGCCCTCGCTCAAATCAGCAATCTAGCATTTACCGATGCATTAACGCAATTAGCCAATCGACGCCATCTCGTGCATCATCTGCAGGGACTGATCGCCAGTTGCGTCAGACATAAAACGTATGGCGCACTACTGGCCATTGACCTGGACGGGTTCAAACATATCAACGATCTACATGGCCATGATGCCGGTGATGCTGTGCTGATCGAAATTGCCCAGCGCTTCCGCTCGGCTATCCGTATCGAAGATATGGCAGGTCGTATGGGGGGTGACGAATTTCTGGTTATGATCAATCACCTCAACGCTGATCAAGCCACTGCACGCAAACAGGCTTTACATATCGCCGAAAAACTCATCAGCCTGGCAAACATTCCTTTTGATTATGATGGCAAAACCTTGCTCATAGGTGCCAGCGTGGGCATTTTCCTGTTAGGGGACGAGAGCCTGGAAGTTGATGTCGCCATTAGCAATGCAGATGCCGCTATGTATCACGCCAAGAAGTCCGGCAAAGGACGTGCTGCCTTTTCAACGGAAACAGTTCACGGTTAA
- a CDS encoding DUF1631 family protein, which translates to MHTVQRRRFRRITVIQTATLLSQHTGSIAGEIRDFSSSGVLFTFAKSASVAALQNQLVTIEFRPNLPDSKRYRIVGRVVRVSDLSIGVAVENFPENAYRDLVLLTSQPKQQTPAIASSQYSAVQIADALAQCHNQFKSFIAQVIAHFYNNLGAKLAFSADQSSSLEDRWLLHNAYPLVAAQRNRIEQTYLGDEYLTRDMQDASAEVTESQGLSLVDVDEFDDWVAVSQLVYKLNLDYAFEIGKFETAYAALTGTALSTNANPFGPHYIFQTLREMLVSDVFKSQLKTLLYKTWYEAVVAYIATFYGGLNQTLAFVHPPKAMPAPALPVTKRTPGFGNVTQEPAHEMADSGHSTAVSLDDYLQSLSMAAQSAWSAMQQPASAFPQDYLPQNAGVAAPGHPASQDYGLNYLLEQLHQLHNSPGSDQDYLAIGNLLRDLPAVHPQSAGLSSSVIPAMHQLLDTANGKPSVDSEGLAGGSQAGAIDLITQVDDLSQILNVLNVIQQQRATQGHHVDETPIKRQLIDALPQFENASMQDRLFQSIHLFDEMLSTPLSDDALNSDIRSLLKKIELTLLKLALMDTNFLKSSDHPAQQTVNLLERFYVAADDMGKLFDPQLQRLLNSLANQIVDQFESKPGVFEEVNKVLGNLLMPIEETRQNKVEQIQMACAQREKFAAAEQAFIADEHLTLDDGDVSGINLLRQGNWLSVMVNDVLVPYQLVWLNQSASQFVLTSRSATTIREFSRPALMQDLADGHVMRLPEYDTPFMERSAHKIMLNTYERVYQQAMHDPVSGLLNRKGMITQLESVFANDDLQKRRGVLCMMMFDQLNLLYHNCESAEAEASLMSLIGVIANEVKPTDVFSRLGENTFAILLHDGEVADALASMQTVVTALGQQRIRCQGKQFAVAVNVGITQINEEIDTVSKLLKSVGSACVAAKSKGANSVQVYAADSAQIKHEQSLFEWAGAIDRVLQDELLFLRCQRIQPVDSSNGHLPHYEILLGIDKQLATNPQEFVLAAEKWNRSADIDLWVLQHSFGWLRAQGDKLATISGISINLSGHSLANEKILDYIVQALQAGKVPADKIIFEITETAVMSRLDTAQRFIETIRAFGCRFSLDDFGSGYSSFAYLKNLNVDYLKIDGVFIRDLAKSPTDFAMVKSMHQVGHALGLKTIAEYVENQAIMDVLGEIGVDYAQGYGIEISRPLSTLAL; encoded by the coding sequence ATGCACACAGTCCAAAGACGTCGCTTTAGGCGCATAACAGTCATACAGACCGCCACTTTATTGAGCCAGCATACCGGCTCGATAGCAGGAGAGATCCGTGATTTCTCTTCGAGTGGCGTGTTGTTTACGTTCGCAAAATCGGCCAGTGTAGCGGCCCTGCAAAATCAGCTGGTCACCATTGAGTTTCGACCGAATTTACCGGATTCCAAACGTTATCGAATTGTCGGCCGGGTCGTGCGGGTGTCCGATTTGTCCATCGGAGTTGCGGTAGAGAATTTTCCGGAAAATGCCTATCGGGATCTGGTGCTGCTGACGAGCCAGCCGAAACAGCAAACGCCTGCTATTGCGTCATCTCAATATAGTGCCGTGCAAATTGCCGACGCATTGGCACAGTGCCATAACCAGTTTAAGTCTTTTATCGCGCAGGTCATTGCCCATTTTTATAACAATCTGGGAGCGAAGCTGGCCTTTTCTGCGGATCAGTCGAGCAGTCTGGAAGATCGGTGGCTGTTACATAATGCGTATCCGCTCGTAGCAGCACAGCGCAACAGGATAGAGCAGACTTATCTGGGTGACGAGTATCTGACGCGTGACATGCAGGATGCCTCCGCTGAAGTAACAGAGAGCCAGGGCTTGTCATTGGTGGATGTGGATGAGTTTGATGACTGGGTAGCTGTATCGCAATTAGTCTACAAACTGAATCTGGATTACGCATTTGAAATCGGCAAATTTGAGACGGCCTATGCGGCCTTGACAGGGACAGCGTTGAGTACAAACGCCAATCCGTTTGGTCCACATTATATTTTTCAGACCCTGCGCGAGATGCTGGTGAGTGATGTCTTTAAAAGTCAACTTAAAACGTTGCTCTATAAAACCTGGTATGAAGCCGTGGTGGCATATATCGCTACGTTTTATGGGGGTCTCAACCAGACGCTGGCATTTGTGCATCCACCCAAGGCTATGCCAGCGCCAGCATTGCCGGTAACCAAGCGTACGCCGGGCTTCGGTAATGTCACGCAGGAGCCTGCGCATGAAATGGCTGATTCTGGTCACTCCACCGCGGTCTCGCTGGATGATTACTTGCAAAGCCTGAGCATGGCTGCGCAGAGCGCATGGTCTGCCATGCAGCAACCTGCTAGTGCTTTCCCGCAGGATTATTTACCACAAAACGCGGGGGTGGCTGCGCCAGGCCACCCAGCCTCTCAGGACTATGGTCTGAATTATCTGCTTGAGCAGTTGCATCAGCTGCACAATAGCCCCGGCTCGGATCAGGATTATCTTGCCATCGGTAACCTGCTGCGCGATCTGCCTGCCGTACATCCGCAATCGGCTGGCCTGTCGAGTAGCGTTATTCCGGCCATGCACCAGCTATTGGACACCGCTAACGGTAAGCCCTCTGTTGATTCAGAAGGGCTGGCAGGCGGCAGTCAGGCTGGAGCGATAGATCTGATCACGCAGGTTGATGATTTAAGCCAGATACTGAATGTGCTGAACGTCATCCAGCAGCAGCGTGCCACACAAGGTCATCACGTGGACGAAACGCCGATCAAGCGTCAGTTGATCGATGCCTTGCCGCAATTTGAAAATGCATCCATGCAGGACCGGCTATTCCAATCCATTCATCTGTTTGATGAAATGTTGAGTACGCCGTTGTCGGATGATGCGCTGAATTCAGATATTCGCAGTTTACTGAAGAAAATAGAACTGACCTTGCTCAAACTGGCGTTAATGGATACGAATTTTCTCAAATCCAGTGACCATCCCGCGCAACAGACAGTGAACCTGCTGGAACGGTTTTATGTCGCTGCCGACGATATGGGTAAGCTATTCGACCCGCAACTGCAGCGTTTGCTGAACTCGCTTGCCAATCAGATTGTTGATCAGTTTGAAAGCAAGCCCGGCGTATTTGAAGAGGTGAACAAGGTCCTCGGCAATCTGTTGATGCCGATAGAAGAAACCCGGCAAAACAAAGTTGAACAGATACAAATGGCCTGTGCGCAAAGAGAAAAATTTGCAGCGGCGGAGCAGGCGTTTATTGCAGATGAGCACCTAACTCTGGACGATGGGGATGTCTCGGGTATCAACTTGTTAAGGCAGGGCAATTGGTTGTCGGTGATGGTGAACGATGTGCTGGTGCCCTATCAGCTGGTGTGGTTGAACCAATCCGCCAGCCAGTTTGTACTCACCAGTCGTTCGGCGACGACCATACGCGAATTCTCGCGGCCGGCACTTATGCAGGACTTGGCTGATGGTCATGTTATGCGTTTGCCTGAATACGATACCCCTTTCATGGAACGGTCGGCGCATAAAATCATGCTCAATACCTATGAGCGGGTATATCAGCAGGCCATGCACGACCCTGTGAGCGGCTTGCTGAATCGCAAGGGCATGATTACCCAGCTGGAGAGCGTTTTTGCCAATGATGATTTGCAAAAGCGGCGTGGGGTTCTATGCATGATGATGTTCGATCAGCTTAATCTGCTCTATCACAATTGTGAGTCAGCAGAGGCGGAAGCTTCGCTGATGTCACTGATAGGCGTCATTGCCAATGAGGTCAAACCAACGGATGTATTCTCGCGGCTGGGTGAAAACACCTTTGCGATTTTGCTGCATGATGGTGAGGTGGCCGATGCACTGGCCAGCATGCAAACAGTGGTTACCGCGCTGGGGCAACAACGCATCCGTTGTCAGGGCAAGCAGTTTGCAGTTGCAGTGAATGTGGGTATTACCCAGATTAATGAGGAAATTGATACTGTTTCCAAACTGTTGAAAAGTGTCGGTTCGGCCTGTGTTGCGGCAAAATCCAAAGGTGCTAACTCGGTGCAGGTTTATGCCGCAGACAGCGCCCAAATCAAACATGAACAATCCCTGTTTGAATGGGCCGGGGCGATAGACCGGGTATTGCAGGACGAACTGCTGTTCTTGCGTTGCCAGCGTATTCAGCCTGTCGATTCGAGTAACGGCCATCTGCCGCATTATGAAATCCTGTTGGGTATTGATAAACAGCTCGCCACTAATCCGCAGGAGTTTGTGCTGGCTGCCGAGAAATGGAACCGTTCGGCCGATATTGATTTATGGGTGTTGCAGCACAGCTTCGGCTGGTTGCGTGCGCAGGGGGATAAACTCGCTACAATCAGCGGGATTTCCATCAATCTTTCCGGTCATTCGCTGGCTAACGAAAAAATACTGGACTATATCGTGCAGGCGCTGCAGGCTGGTAAAGTCCCTGCAGACAAGATTATTTTCGAGATTACCGAAACGGCGGTCATGAGCCGGCTGGACACGGCGCAGCGCTTTATTGAAACCATACGTGCCTTTGGCTGTCGCTTTTCACTCGACGATTTTGGCAGTGGTTACTCCTCGTTTGCCTACTTGAAGAATCTCAATGTGGACTATTTGAAAATTGACGGTGTGTTTATTCGTGATCTGGCGAAGTCGCCCACTGATTTTGCAATGGTGAAGTCCATGCATCAGGTAGGCCATGCGCTGGGGCTGAAAACGATCGCAGAGTATGTGGAAAATCAGGCCATTATGGATGTGCTGGGAGAGATCGGCGTGGATTACGCGCAGGGCTACGGCATAGAAATATCCAGACCACTCAGTACGCTGGCGTTGTAA
- a CDS encoding TraR/DksA family transcriptional regulator encodes MNHLSQTQQAQLVQVMNQRYQALLEQVRDELENSGQQYIELVGNVPTDSGDAFMGDVLADLNVAMIDRQIHELRDIEAARLRIQNKVFGVCLDCGDPIAFERLMAYPTAKRCMRCQQQHEKAYASENTPTL; translated from the coding sequence ATGAATCATTTATCGCAGACACAGCAAGCGCAGTTGGTTCAGGTCATGAATCAGCGTTATCAGGCATTGCTCGAACAAGTGCGTGATGAGCTGGAGAACTCGGGGCAGCAGTACATTGAACTGGTGGGCAATGTACCCACGGACAGTGGCGATGCCTTCATGGGCGATGTGTTGGCAGATTTGAATGTGGCGATGATAGATCGGCAAATTCATGAACTGCGCGATATCGAGGCAGCCCGGCTGCGTATTCAGAATAAGGTGTTTGGGGTGTGTTTGGATTGCGGTGACCCCATTGCATTTGAGCGCTTGATGGCCTATCCCACCGCCAAGCGCTGCATGCGCTGTCAGCAGCAGCATGAAAAAGCCTATGCCAGTGAAAATACACCTACGCTCTGA
- a CDS encoding multidrug effflux MFS transporter, giving the protein MPHRKHHRTTLAMLLAGLSTLGPFSIDTYMPSFPAIQASLHASPLQVQQTLSVYLFCFAIMMLFHGSFSDSFGRRPIILGSLVAFVLTSIACVFANDINTLIVLRGAQGLSAGAGLIVGRAIIRDLYAGAEAQRLMSQITMMFAISPAIAPIIGGWLHLMFGWHSVFVFMAILGLLLLALSWRYLPETHPLAGRNPFSFKPLVRNYHQVASHPHFLVLAGTIALHFAGFFLYIASAPVFVLQTLHLHEDQFAWLFIPTITGVMIGAYLSGRVAGRISPQQTVKYAYVLLLSAAAINLGYNSFFTPSWPWAVLPIALYGTGMALAMPSITLLALDLFPQHRGLVSSMQGFVQTMLNALVAGIVSPMLSFSPIYLAVGMIGFLLLGRLTWAMYCRVEAVQ; this is encoded by the coding sequence ATGCCCCATCGCAAACATCACCGCACTACACTCGCCATGCTTCTGGCAGGCCTTTCGACATTAGGGCCGTTTTCCATCGACACCTACATGCCGTCGTTTCCTGCAATACAGGCCAGCCTGCATGCGTCGCCCTTGCAGGTGCAGCAGACGTTGAGCGTGTATTTGTTCTGCTTTGCGATCATGATGCTGTTCCATGGCTCATTTTCGGATTCATTCGGGCGGCGCCCGATTATTCTGGGCTCGCTGGTAGCATTCGTACTGACGTCTATCGCCTGCGTCTTTGCCAATGACATTAACACGCTCATTGTGCTGCGCGGTGCACAGGGCCTGTCTGCCGGTGCCGGTCTGATCGTAGGGAGGGCGATTATCCGCGACCTGTATGCCGGCGCGGAAGCGCAGCGCCTGATGTCGCAGATCACCATGATGTTCGCAATCTCCCCCGCTATCGCGCCGATTATTGGCGGCTGGCTGCACCTGATGTTCGGCTGGCATTCCGTATTTGTATTCATGGCCATACTGGGCCTGCTCCTGCTGGCGCTGAGCTGGCGTTACCTGCCGGAAACCCATCCGCTGGCCGGGCGCAATCCGTTTTCATTCAAACCTTTGGTGCGTAACTATCACCAGGTTGCCAGCCATCCGCATTTTCTGGTGCTGGCGGGTACGATTGCGCTGCACTTTGCCGGATTCTTCCTCTATATCGCGTCAGCACCGGTGTTCGTGCTGCAGACCTTGCATTTGCACGAAGATCAATTTGCCTGGCTGTTCATCCCCACCATCACGGGTGTGATGATAGGCGCATATCTGTCCGGACGTGTCGCTGGCCGGATTAGCCCACAGCAGACAGTCAAGTATGCCTATGTGCTGTTGCTCAGCGCCGCGGCCATCAATCTTGGCTATAACAGTTTCTTCACGCCGAGCTGGCCCTGGGCGGTGTTGCCTATCGCCTTGTACGGCACGGGTATGGCGCTGGCCATGCCCAGCATCACCCTGCTCGCACTCGACCTGTTCCCGCAGCATCGCGGCCTGGTGTCATCGATGCAGGGTTTTGTGCAAACCATGCTCAATGCCCTGGTCGCCGGCATCGTTTCCCCCATGCTGTCATTCTCGCCGATTTATCTGGCAGTGGGGATGATAGGATTTCTGCTACTGGGACGACTCACCTGGGCAATGTACTGCAGAGTAGAAGCCGTTCAATAA
- a CDS encoding YqjK-like family protein, which translates to MKRHLTDITNRRQALLAKIDDQRMELAARSRQWQKPLAAADLGLKAVRYIRAHPGWVIGSVTLLLVWRRKGLFHFAQMSWRNYPVLLSYGLKLLPLLRLASRKPDHSVHSD; encoded by the coding sequence ATGAAACGCCACCTGACAGACATTACCAACCGCCGCCAGGCGCTACTGGCAAAAATAGATGATCAGCGCATGGAACTGGCTGCGCGCTCACGGCAGTGGCAAAAGCCACTGGCAGCAGCAGATCTCGGCTTGAAAGCGGTACGCTATATTCGCGCCCATCCGGGATGGGTGATAGGCAGCGTCACTCTGCTGCTGGTGTGGCGTCGCAAAGGGCTGTTTCATTTTGCCCAAATGAGCTGGCGTAACTACCCGGTGCTGCTTTCCTACGGCTTAAAACTGCTGCCATTACTCAGACTGGCATCTCGCAAGCCTGATCATTCCGTGCACAGTGATTGA
- a CDS encoding YidB family protein, which yields MSFFDDALNLVKNQVSDESGTQSGVIGAIGELLNNSETGGLAGLVSKLQQGGLGEAVNSWVGTGNNQSVTASALQAALGSETVQALASKVGISPEMLSTGLAQMLPNAVDQLTPNGEVPSGDLLSQGMSMLQSKLFG from the coding sequence ATGAGCTTCTTTGACGATGCACTAAATCTGGTAAAGAACCAGGTAAGCGACGAATCCGGTACTCAGAGCGGTGTAATAGGTGCAATAGGTGAATTACTTAACAACTCCGAGACGGGCGGCCTGGCTGGCCTGGTCAGCAAATTACAGCAAGGTGGATTAGGTGAGGCGGTGAATTCCTGGGTAGGCACAGGAAATAATCAATCGGTCACTGCGTCTGCTTTGCAAGCTGCATTGGGTAGCGAAACTGTACAGGCACTCGCCAGCAAAGTTGGAATTTCACCAGAGATGCTGTCCACTGGTCTGGCCCAGATGCTGCCTAACGCAGTCGACCAACTGACCCCGAACGGTGAAGTACCTAGCGGGGATCTGTTATCGCAAGGTATGTCTATGCTGCAAAGCAAATTATTCGGATAA
- a CDS encoding DUF883 family protein, with product MYADISATEDADNATPKEQLMEDLRAVVTDAEALLHATASQSGEGVASARARIKESLYTAKERLATAEAALVERTRQAARVTNEYVHENPWKAVGIGTCVGVIIGMLIARR from the coding sequence ATGTATGCTGACATAAGCGCTACCGAAGACGCAGATAATGCCACACCAAAAGAACAGCTCATGGAAGACTTGCGCGCTGTCGTAACAGATGCAGAAGCCTTGTTACACGCCACAGCCAGCCAGAGTGGCGAAGGGGTTGCTTCTGCCCGGGCACGCATCAAGGAAAGCCTGTACACCGCCAAAGAACGCCTGGCCACAGCTGAAGCAGCACTGGTAGAGCGTACCCGCCAAGCAGCCAGAGTCACCAATGAATACGTGCACGAAAACCCATGGAAGGCCGTTGGGATTGGCACCTGCGTGGGGGTTATCATCGGCATGCTGATCGCACGACGCTAA
- a CDS encoding phage holin family protein — protein sequence MAEAASGLMESLKRLVHTLVSIGQTRLELLSNELEEERFRISRILVVGVITLFFFGLAILLATLFVVVLFWDSHRLMAIGGLAIVFMVGGLLSLNTFRTLCRERPKLFAASLAELNKDREQLSSRS from the coding sequence ATGGCCGAAGCTGCTTCCGGACTCATGGAATCGCTGAAACGACTGGTGCACACGTTAGTGTCCATCGGTCAGACCCGGCTTGAGCTATTATCTAACGAACTGGAAGAAGAACGCTTTCGCATCTCACGCATACTGGTGGTTGGCGTGATTACCTTATTTTTCTTCGGTCTGGCAATTCTGCTGGCGACCCTGTTTGTGGTGGTGCTGTTCTGGGACAGCCACCGTCTAATGGCAATCGGCGGACTTGCTATTGTATTTATGGTTGGCGGATTGCTGTCACTGAATACTTTCCGTACTTTGTGCCGGGAGAGGCCGAAACTGTTTGCTGCCAGCCTGGCCGAATTAAACAAAGACCGCGAACAGTTGTCATCCCGCTCATGA
- a CDS encoding NADP(H)-dependent aldo-keto reductase has product MDYHHLGTSDLKVSAICLGTMTYGQQNTEAEAHNQLDHASAQGINFIDTAEMYPVPPHAETYTRTETIVGNWLKHQSRDKVILATKVAGPRRGIEWIRGGPTSLDRSNIRAAIEGSLKRLQTDYIDLYQLHWPERNTPIFGQYQFDPSLEKERVPILEQLEALAELVQEGKIRHIGVSNEQPWGVMEFVRLAKEYDLPRIASIQNSYSLINRGYEFGMTEIGYREQISLLPYSPLAFGYLSAKYLTNPTAQGRVNDFPGFAQRYDKPNVLPAVMAYAELARKHNITPAQLALSFVYRRWFVTSTIIGATSMAQLEENLSAWEKPLSDDIMAEIESIHLRYMNPAP; this is encoded by the coding sequence ATGGATTACCATCACCTCGGCACCAGCGATCTGAAAGTCTCAGCCATCTGTCTGGGAACCATGACCTACGGCCAGCAAAACACCGAAGCCGAAGCGCATAACCAGCTCGATCATGCCAGCGCACAAGGCATCAATTTTATCGACACCGCAGAAATGTATCCGGTGCCACCTCACGCCGAGACTTACACACGTACCGAGACCATCGTCGGCAACTGGCTCAAACACCAGTCGCGCGACAAAGTCATCCTCGCCACCAAAGTAGCAGGGCCGCGCCGCGGTATCGAGTGGATACGCGGTGGCCCCACATCGCTGGACCGCAGCAATATCCGCGCAGCCATAGAAGGCTCGCTCAAACGCCTGCAAACCGATTATATCGACCTGTATCAATTACACTGGCCGGAACGCAATACGCCGATATTCGGCCAGTATCAATTCGACCCGTCTCTGGAAAAAGAGCGTGTTCCCATTCTTGAACAACTGGAAGCGCTGGCTGAATTGGTACAGGAAGGTAAGATACGCCATATCGGCGTATCCAACGAGCAACCTTGGGGGGTGATGGAATTCGTTCGTCTCGCCAAGGAGTATGATCTGCCGCGCATAGCATCCATACAAAACAGTTACAGCCTGATTAATCGCGGCTATGAATTCGGCATGACTGAAATCGGTTATCGCGAACAGATAAGCCTGCTACCGTATTCGCCGCTTGCTTTCGGCTATCTGTCTGCGAAATACCTCACCAACCCCACAGCACAGGGACGCGTGAATGACTTTCCCGGCTTTGCCCAGCGTTATGACAAACCGAATGTCCTGCCGGCGGTGATGGCTTATGCCGAGCTGGCACGCAAACACAACATAACACCGGCCCAACTGGCATTATCATTCGTTTATCGGCGCTGGTTCGTCACCAGCACCATCATCGGTGCGACCAGCATGGCGCAACTGGAAGAAAATCTGTCGGCCTGGGAGAAACCGCTGAGCGACGACATCATGGCGGAAATCGAGTCTATCCATCTGCGCTATATGAACCCTGCGCCATAA
- a CDS encoding EAL and HDOD domain-containing protein → MFNRIIKLLKGKTASSAPTEPDVSATGAESPEFSQLNAIAPVSANGANTLASAENGGDFISANTIPPSVVCREAVLNQTQKVAGYFFTLSRNINERVRASSAIVQRLYDEVLLRNILNMDIQRLLGHRLAFIPVLPSSLEHPLLQQLPRQGTVLVVNSLEQLLNDSEVMLARLTALKNAGFRIGLQGSIDLPGMQAFMELAEFIFIDIGSSDLPTITTRIANINKQVFDKPLVATNIRTLDEFHVCARLPFVYFQGQFVTSREAWTTPRMDAGRIKILDLLNRIRQDAENAELVQLFKQDPALSFKILRYLNSAGSGLTTKVNSIDQALLILGRQNLYRWLTLLLFTSGAGDELDWALMENALVRARLAELCASDSLPANERDELFVTGIFSLLDILLHMTMQRVLQQISLPALAEEALLHQTGKYAPYLQLAIACEAFDHERITALSAQIGLDMAQVNVYHADALIWAEQLNE, encoded by the coding sequence ATGTTCAATCGAATTATAAAGTTATTGAAGGGTAAAACGGCCTCATCCGCCCCAACTGAACCTGACGTGTCGGCCACTGGCGCAGAAAGTCCGGAATTTTCGCAACTCAATGCGATAGCGCCAGTCAGTGCTAATGGGGCCAACACGCTGGCATCAGCAGAAAATGGCGGGGACTTTATCAGCGCAAACACTATTCCGCCATCCGTGGTGTGCCGTGAGGCTGTGTTAAATCAGACGCAAAAAGTTGCCGGGTATTTTTTTACCCTCAGTCGTAACATTAACGAACGTGTGCGTGCATCATCGGCTATCGTGCAGCGCTTGTATGATGAAGTGCTGCTCAGAAATATTCTGAACATGGATATCCAGCGCTTGCTTGGTCACCGTCTGGCTTTTATTCCGGTGCTGCCATCATCCCTGGAGCATCCCTTGCTGCAACAGTTACCCCGGCAAGGCACGGTGCTTGTGGTTAACTCTCTGGAGCAATTGCTGAATGATAGCGAGGTGATGCTGGCCCGGCTTACTGCGCTGAAAAACGCCGGCTTTCGCATCGGGTTGCAAGGCAGTATCGACCTGCCAGGCATGCAGGCGTTCATGGAATTGGCGGAATTCATTTTTATCGATATAGGTAGCAGCGACTTGCCGACGATAACTACACGCATCGCTAACATCAATAAACAAGTGTTCGACAAACCGCTGGTAGCAACCAATATCAGAACGCTGGATGAATTTCATGTCTGTGCGAGATTGCCATTTGTTTACTTTCAGGGACAGTTCGTCACCAGTCGGGAAGCCTGGACTACACCACGGATGGATGCGGGGCGGATCAAGATACTGGATCTGTTAAACCGTATTCGCCAGGATGCTGAAAACGCCGAGCTGGTTCAGCTATTCAAGCAGGACCCGGCCTTGTCATTCAAAATACTGCGTTATCTTAATAGTGCCGGTTCCGGTCTGACCACCAAGGTCAACAGCATTGATCAGGCATTGCTGATCCTGGGCAGGCAGAATTTGTACCGCTGGCTCACGCTGTTGCTGTTTACCAGTGGTGCCGGAGATGAGCTGGATTGGGCGCTGATGGAAAATGCGCTGGTGCGCGCCCGTCTGGCGGAATTATGTGCCAGCGATAGCCTGCCCGCCAATGAGCGTGACGAGTTGTTTGTAACCGGGATTTTTTCGTTGCTGGACATCCTGTTGCATATGACCATGCAGCGAGTTCTGCAGCAGATCAGCCTGCCTGCGCTGGCAGAAGAAGCGTTGTTGCATCAGACTGGCAAATACGCGCCATATCTGCAATTGGCTATTGCCTGCGAAGCGTTTGATCACGAGCGCATTACGGCACTGTCTGCGCAGATCGGACTGGATATGGCGCAGGTCAATGTGTATCACGCCGATGCCCTGATCTGGGCTGAGCAGCTAAACGAGTAA
- a CDS encoding ComEA family DNA-binding protein yields MKRIYLLIVMLLTATQFAFAAVNLNTATQAELETVKGIGPVKAKMIIDDRAKNGPFKSLEDLDRVKGFGMKSVDKLRGEVSVTGATRIAPAAAQTTAKPATQPAPAVKTTPAKALPAPAAATPAAATPVTAPAPADKALTKKEAKAAAKAAKQTDAATASPAATPAPEDKKLSKKEAKAAAKAAKQADKPVPATVH; encoded by the coding sequence ATGAAACGAATTTATTTGTTGATTGTAATGTTGCTGACCGCTACGCAATTTGCCTTTGCTGCTGTGAATTTGAACACCGCAACACAAGCCGAACTGGAAACCGTCAAAGGCATAGGCCCGGTCAAGGCAAAAATGATTATTGATGATCGCGCTAAAAATGGCCCATTCAAGAGCCTTGAGGATCTGGATCGCGTTAAAGGCTTCGGCATGAAATCTGTCGATAAACTACGTGGTGAAGTCAGTGTAACGGGTGCTACACGCATTGCTCCGGCGGCCGCTCAGACCACAGCAAAACCGGCCACCCAACCAGCTCCAGCGGTTAAAACTACTCCTGCCAAAGCATTACCGGCACCTGCTGCAGCGACACCAGCTGCTGCAACACCGGTAACTGCACCAGCACCTGCTGACAAAGCACTTACCAAAAAAGAAGCTAAAGCAGCGGCCAAGGCTGCCAAGCAGACCGATGCAGCAACCGCTTCGCCAGCAGCAACTCCTGCACCAGAAGATAAAAAACTGAGCAAGAAAGAAGCCAAAGCAGCGGCTAAAGCTGCCAAGCAGGCTGATAAGCCAGTCCCGGCGACAGTGCATTAA